Below is a genomic region from Rhizobium sp. TH2.
TATCCTTCATTTCCACGCTTTGACCGTAAAGATTTCACGGCGACGATCGGTGGCCGGGGGCAGCGTCGTTCCCTGAAACACAGGCCACGCAGTCGTTGCCCAAACGGCCAGCGCACCCCGTCCATCGACATCATGATCTCGCCCGCCACTGCAGGGAGTAGTAGTTCAGGCGCGGAAGCGACGCCGAAAATTGACAACGACGACATTGGTTTCCGGTGGAGGCGGCTCAGAAGGCGGTTCAATTCGCTTGTCCCCGACTTCGCAGTCTGCCAGCGAGAATACTGATTCATTCTCCTGCGCGTCTCGCAGCTTTTGAATTGTCCGGCGCAGATCTGCGACCTCCGTCGCATGGTCATCGACCATCTTCTGGTATTCGGCACGGGGCACGAACCACAGGCGGAACCAATAGCACATCGTCTAGCCTCCCTCGCTGGATTGACGGGAACGCGCCTGATTCGATGCAGTTCCCGCAGGGGCGGCGGTCATCTAATAACCTCTATTGCAGTGCAATAAGGCGAGGAACCTAAGGAAACCATTTTGAAAAAAGCCGAAAAGCATCAAATCATCGTTGGAGCATTTTACAACGCTCGTTACGGAGTTTCACCAACTGCCACCCGCGGAGCCGTTGAAGGTCACGCAAGCAGGCACCAGCTGCGAGGGGCGGAGTACATCCGAGCGCTCGAAAGCGCTATTGCGGACGGTCTGGTCGTACCCATGGCCGACGCCGCGCTTTCCATCAGGAACGTCGGTCGCAAGATGTTGCCGCGGCGGTAGTCTGTACGTTATACGGGGCATCCGTTTAGCGAGGGATAGATGGCCTCAGTCAAGACCAACGCCGAGAAGGGCCGCAATATTCTCAACGCCTTTCGCCACAACTATCTCAGAGCGCACGAGCTGATCACGGTCCGAATGCTCACCGACTACTTCCGGGCCAACGGGCTGGATCTGGATGACATGGAATCCGGGCTTAACTACACCCGCCTGCAGGGCTGGACTGAGAACGGGTCCAACCAGTCCGCGACATTGACCGAGGAAGGTCAGAGGCAGCTGTCAGCTTAGCCAAGTTTCGAGCATCCGCTCCGGTCGCTTGGTCTCGCAATAGCACACTCTCGTTTTCACCTGCACTCTAGGCTCCAAACCCAATCAAACTATTGATTGTATTTTTGCCTTGTGATTCACTGCCATGACAATGGGAGCTTTGGATCATGGCAGGAGAGTTCTGGCTTAGCGATCAGCAGTGGGCCGTCATTGCGCCTCTGCTTCCGACCAATCAACCCGGCGCGCATCGCACTGACGACCGCCGGGTGATCAGCGGGATCATTCATGTGCTACGGTCGGGCTGTCGATGGCAAGATTGCCCTGCCTGCTATGGACCGGCAACGACAATCTACAACCGGTTTCATCGCTGGTCGGCACGGGGAATCTGGCGTCGGTTGTTTGAGGCTTTGGTGCAAACCAGCGATCGGGATATCCATATGATCGACAGCACCACTGCCAAGGCCCATCGATCAGCGGCCGGCGGAAAAGGGGGGCGGATGGCGAAGCAATCGGTCGCTCGCGAGGCGGCAGATCGACAAAAATCCATGCTGTTGTCGATGGTTGCGGCCGTCCCATCGCACTGCGAATAACGCCTGGACAGCGTGGCGACGCACCCGTTGCCATTCCGCTGCTCGCGCCTCTGCCTCCGAGCCGCCTATGCGCCGCAGACACTGCTTACGACAGCAATGCTTTACGCGACTTCCTCATCAAGCGCGGCACCGAGCCGGTCATTCCCAACAATCCTACTCGAAAGAGGATGCAACCCTTCGACCCTGTCGCCTACAGGCGCAGAAATATTATTGAACGCACCTTCTGCCGTCTCAAGGATTGGAGGCGTGTCGCGACACGATATGACAAGCTGATGCTCAACTTCGCAGCGACATGCTACATCGCTGCTCTTGTCATCTGGTGACCTTGATTGAGTCTGGAGCCTAGACCGAGATGAACCAGCAGACCACCCATCGCGGTTAAGGACTCCCGGACCCGAAGCGATGCGTATTTTTATTTTCATAATAATGATTTAGGGCGAAACGGATGTCATGCAAGCGGGTTGCCTGACCAGGGTGTCCACGTGCGATGCCCCGAGACGTCACCCGCTCATCGCGTAGTGCTGGTCCGGCCCGGTCCGTCGGAGATTCGGTGCAGGCCTGCGTTGATGTTTTCATCTCCGGTCTTGACGGATCCGAACCACTGGCCGTGTTATCTTTCTCGAACTTGTTCCCGCGAGATCGCTCAGAGCATAGACAATGCTTGACGCTCGCGCTGATTCCCGATGGCGCGGGAGGTACGATACTCCTACTACAGCATCAATGTTGCTGTCCTATCGCTCATGTAGTGGTCGATCACCCGCCTAGCGGGCGGTGAAGAATGTCAAAAGGACTTTTCCCTTCTCGCCGAGCAGGCAAACGAACCGATCGGCTTTTGCCGACTGTTCTTTTCGGCTGATATAGGCTTCTCCAAGGACCACAGCTGTTACGGGAATGTTCTCGATCTTGGTATCCGCGGCGCTGACAGCCAGCGTCTCCATATCGAATATCAGGTCGGTTATTTCAGGTGCCTGCGCCTGTAATGCAAGGAGCCCAGTCGCCTTACACGCAGCTATGGTGGGATCGTCTGGTGTTTGCGCGGCCGAGGAATTGGCCACCGTGGCTAAAATCAAAGATGCATAGGCAATAAAAGATAACCTCATTCGGCTGCCACTTTCAATGTTCATATTAAGAAAGATTGGTGAGAGAGCACCGCTGGAACGCGCTCATCTTGATACAGTTCCCGCTGACCACTTCCCTATGAAATTCTCCAAGCCCGTCCCAGCTGGCCTTAGCGACGGACGGAGTAGAGCACTTGCCCGATCAACTCTTGGGTCTGGGTCTTGCTGAGCGCCGCGTGCCGGCGGCTGGCAGTTCCCTCAAAGCACCCTACGTCCGATCTGCTGCGGAATCGACGGTCGCCTTGAACTGTTCGAGCAGGCCGGTAAGGTATTCGTCGAACGCCACCTCCTCGACATTGCTGTCGTCATGAAGGCGCTTGTGGACCATGGTAATTGCCTTCGCATCACGCACTTCCAGGACGTCGCGCAAATAGCGACGGGCGCGTTCCACCAAATGTTTGTCGCAACGACTGCCAAAAGCGCCAGGAAGCCGATGGCAAGCAGCGCGAGCTTTGAACTGACGAATTGGCAACTGCCAATCGGCATCCTAATGACAGACTTGGCTCCAGCTGACGAGGTGGATTTCCATCGGGCTACCGTCGTGCACTGCACCAGGTGCATTACCCGCCGCACGATGGAACTCGAGGGGCGCCATTTCTGTTACCTCGCCAACGAGACGATCATGTTTCGCGTAAAGGAGAATGGACATGGGCAGCACTACAGACAAGGTCGTGGGCAAGGCAAATGAAATCGCCGGTCAGGCCCGTCAGGACGTGGGCAAAGCGGTCGGCAACAAGGAAATGCAGGGCAAGGGCATGGTCCAAGAAGCCAAGGGCGATGCCCAGCAGCTGAAGGGTAAGGCCAAGGACGCCCTCAAGAATGTCGTGGATGGCGCCTGAGCATCACTCTTTCCCAAAAAGTGGAAGAGGCGCTTGACCAGAAATGGGAGCGCCTCTTTTTATCACCATCCGGTACCAGCAAGGCTGATCCACGTCGTCGGTTCCGGCGGTAGATAGTCTCTCAGCGCCATTTCGATGGCCCGACGCTGCACCGCTTCTAGCAATCCTATTCATACAACGCCTGTCGGCGTCCAACCAGCTTGGTTGGCGCCGCGTCAACCAAGGACGATTTCCTGTGAAAACTCTTGCCGAACTGTTCGAGCATACGCTCAAGGACGTCTACTATGCCGAGAACGCCCTTACCAAAGCGCTCCCCAAAGTCGCCGGCGCCGTCAGGAATGCCAAGCTGAAAGCGGCGGTCGAGGCCCATCTTGAAGAGACCAAGGAGCAGATCGAAACGCTCAAGAAGGTCTTCAAGACGATCGAGGTCAAGCCGGAAGGCGTGAAGTGCGACGCCACCGATGGCCTGATCAAGGAGGCCGAGGGGTTGATGGAAGAAGCAGAAGGCGTCGCTCTTGATGCCGGGCTAATCGGCGCCTGTCAGGCCGTCGAACACTATGAAATCTCGCGCTATGGATCACTGCGCGAATGGGCCAAGGTGCTCGGCAACGAGAAGGCACATGTGCTGCTGACCGAGATTCTTGACCAGGAAAAGGCGGCTAACGCCAAACTGACAACGCTAGCAATCACCACCATCAATTCAAAATAGGCGGTTCCTGACTTTGAAATCTCTGGCCTCGTCGCAACAGCGTCGGGGCTCTTTTTCATTTTCATACCAATCAAGGAGTGGCTTTCATGACCCGCGATCCCGAGGTAGATCTTGCGCAGGTGAGTGATGTCCCGCAGGGATCAACCAGGCTACAGAAATATGTCGGGTGCATGTTGTTCCTGATGGTCATCTACAGCCTCTACATCGGGCGAGAGTTTCTCACACCGATCGTGCTCGCCTTCCTGCTGGCGCTCACTCTGACACCGGTGGTTCGCTTCCTAGCCAAACGATCCATTCCGTCGGCACTTTCCGCAACGCTGCTGATAGTCGTGACCGCTGGGGCGATCGCCGTACTCGTCTACGTCACCAGCGGGCCGATCTCGGCCCTTGTCGCCGATGCGCCGGCCATCGGCCAGAAACTGCAGAACAAAGTCCACACTCTCCAGACGACGGTGGAGAAGGCGATCAAGGCAACCGCTCAGATCGACTCGGCCACGGACGCCGTCTCCGACACCAATGTCCAGAAAGTTGTTGTCGCCCAACCCGGCATTCTGTCTCGCGCGGCCGGCAACGCCGTATCCATCGGCACGACACTCGCCATTACATTCGTGCTCTCCCTGTTTCTGCTCGCATCGGGCACGATGTTCTACGAGAAGATAATCCAGAGCGTGCCCAAGCTGAGCGAAGAAGCGAGCCCTGAAAGTGGTCTACAGCGTCGAGCGGGAAATCTCCCGATACCTTTTCACGATAACCATCATCAACGCGGCGCTGGGCGTGGCGGTCGGCGTGGGCCTGTGGCTGATCGGCATTCCCAACGCGCTCGTCTGGGGCGTGGCAGCGGCGATCCTGAACTTTCTTCCCTATATCGGAGCATTGGTGACCATCCTGCTAGTCGCGGTGATCTCGCTCGCAACCTTGGACGGCATTGTATTGGGTCTCGTGGCACCAGCGTTCGTGCTCGCATGCAACCTTGTCGAAGGGCAGTTCGTCACACCGCTGATGCTGGGCCGTCGGCTCGAGCTGAACACTGTCGCCGTCTTCATCTCGATCTCTTTCTGGTCCTGGATCTGGGGTTTCATCGGCGCGCTACTGGCCGTTCCCATCCTTGTGGTGATCAAAGTCGTCTGCGATCATTTCGACCCGCTCCAAGCCTTCGGCAACTTCCTGTCGGCACAGCAGACGATGCAGAAATCCGAGGAGTCAAGGGCTCCTCTACTTTTGGAACCAAAGTGGCCGCATCGGTGTCGCTCTATAAGGTGCGAACGCATTTCCGCCGCAGAGAACAAACGGTCTCCGGCAAACCCGGCGCGGTTCACACCCGACAGGCCCCGGCGAACTTACATCGTGCCCGACATCGGCAATAGATATGTCAGCATCAACGCCCAGCCAGGGAGTTTGAACGTGAATTACGAGGCAGAGGTGACACTCGATGTATTCCGGGCCGTTCCCTCGACGATCGACGAGATGCCGCTCGCCGAAATACCGCTCGACATTATGCCGTCCCTGCTGCCGTCGCGTTTCGTTCCTTCGGACCGCCTGGCAGCCTTCGCCGAGCGGGAGTTTGGCCACTTGCCCAAGGGCCATCAGCGCGTAACGGCGATCTGCAACTGGATCTACGACAATCTGGAATATCGTCGCGGCTCATCGAACGAGCAGACGACTGCCACGGAGAGCCTGCTGTTGCGGGCCGGGGTCTGCCGCGACTTCTCGCACCTTGGCATCGCCTTCTGCCGGGCGCTCGACATTTCCGCCCGCTTCGTGAGTTGCTATACCTACGGCCTAGAACCACGGGATTTCCACGCCGCCTTCGAATGCTTTCTGTCGGGCCGCTGGTGGCTGTTCGACGCGACGCGGCAGGCCGATCTGGATGGCCTCGTCCGTATCGGCGTCGGTCGCGACGCCGCGGAGATCGCCTTCGCCTCGCCCTTCGGCGAAATGGAAGCAGGGCCGATCAAGATCACGATCGAACATGCGGATGGTTCGCCGGAACTGCCGGGCAGGACCACTGACGCGATCTCGACCGAAGAGCACGCTCCGAACGCAGGTGCCAACTGATCTTGGCCAGTCTACTGGTCCGGTTTCGTGCACAGCTCACGCTGGGCTCAGGGATGAGTTGCCCGGGTGATGTCAGGTTAACTTTCCTTGAAGGCGTTCGTTGTTAGCTCGCCGCATGAGCCAGAATCCTGTCAGCTACAAACGCCCTCGTTACCCGGCTTCGGTGATCGCGCACGCGGTCTGGCTGTATTTCCGATTTCCGCTGAGCCTGCGTCTGGTCGAAGAGATGCTGCTGGAGCGCGGCGTCGTGGTTTCCTATGAAACGATCCGGTGTTGGGCGAAGAAGTTCGCGCCAGATTAAGCCGGCCGCTTGCGGCGGAGAGCGCCGAATCCAACTGATGTATGGCATCTGGACGAAGTCGTGGTGACGATCGGCCGCCGCAAACATTGGCTCTGGCGCGCCGTCGATCAGGACGGCTACGTTCTCGACGAAATCGTCCAGGCGCGCCGCAACACCAAGACTGCCATGCGCCTGCTGATCCGGCTGATGAAGAAGCAGGGATGCCTGCCGAAGCGCATCGTCACCGACAAGCTTGCCTCCTATGGCGCCGCACGGCGGCAGGTAATGCCCACGGTCGAGCATCGATCGCTAAAGGGATTGAACAACCGAGCCGAAAACTCGCATCTGCCGCTGCGGAAACGGGAGCGGATCATGCAGCGATTTCGCTCGCGGGTTCGCTGCAACGTTTCATTAGCGTCTTCTCCGCGGTTCGAAATCTCTTCGTCCCTGCCAGCTCCAAACACTCAGCAATGCCCTTCATCTGCATCGCCTCGGAGCGATGGCACATTGGAAGGCGGTCACGTCGACAACCGCCTAATCCAACCAGCGTGCCGAAAGTGTACGTGATCGAGTTAACCTGACATCACCGCTCCAGCTGCAAGCGCGCGCTGCATCGCATCATCAATATTGCTGACCTTGAGTTGAAAAATCGAGCTTACCGCGCCCGGGTTCTCTCGGAAAGAACGGTCCACCGTAGGAAGGGATCTTTTCGCGGTTGGGCTTTGAGCTTGCGACCCACATCGGAAGACTTCAGATCCGCATCTCGACGCCGCTAAATCGCCCGTAAAATTCCCTGCGCGTGGCTTCGGCAGAATCTTGAGTGACGAGATACGAAACTTTACCTCGCCTCATGTCCCGAGCAAATGCGGGCCGCTTTCGATTCGACGTCCTTCGGATCCAGCGTTGCGCTTCCGCCTTGGCGATAAATGTCATCCGAAATGATTTTCGAACAGGCCTCGAAATCAGATGGGCGAAGCAGCATAGCGCTCACAATACTGGCCGCCGAGAGCGCGATTGCCAGCAAAAAAAGCCCGGCAACGCCCAGCCTGAAGCGCCCCACCGTATGGATTCACTTTTCCCGACATATCTCCAGGTTTCGTGATAGCGGCCCACCTATTCAGTTTGACTTTTCCTCGGCGATCTCGGCCATATCAAGCCGCCAGCATGGCATCGAAGAGGGAGTTGAAAACATGGGTATCGAAAGTCTCGTCATATTTCTGATCATCGGAGCAGTCGCAGGCTGGTTAGCCGGTGTTATCGTCAAAGGTTATGGCTTTGGCCTGCTGGGAAACATCGTCGTGGGCATTGTAGGCGCCCTTATCGCAGGCCTGCTGTTTCCGCGTCTTGGCATAAGCCTGGGGGCTGGCTACGTGGGTGCTATTTTGTCTGCCGCACTCGGCGCCATTATTCTGTTGCTCCTGCTTCGTCTGATAAGACGGGCTTAACTTCAACGATCGTCCAATCCGGCGGTACTTCGGTTTCGCCGGATTGGGCAAAATCGTCCGCACTTGGTCCTCGAGTTCTTTGACGAGGAGATTTCCGCGTTCCAACACACAGGCAAGCGAAGGTCTTAATGGGAGCAGAACCTGAGACCCGTCATTGCTCTGGCTTGGTCCTGATCGGGTTCGACCCCCCGACTTCGTTATAAGTGCCAAACGCTCTCAATAGTAGAGTCCAAGACCCATTCAATCTGTTGCGCTTGTAGTGATCACGACATATCCGTGATCAGCAAGGTTCGGCCCAGCGCGGCGCCGAATGCCGCCAGGCTCGCCCACTGTAGGACCATGGATCTTCGGAACCAAGCATGTCGATACAAAGCTGAACGCTCGATCGATGCTCTGTGGGACACCGTCTGAGATATCGAATGCACCACTATTTTGCCGCCTGCGGAGGTGATCCTGATTAAAGTGGGCCTGTTTTATCAGCACACCAAGACGGATCTAATGTGATTGCAACTTCTTTATGAACTCGGCGCGGGCTGCGAACCGCCGTTGAAGAATTAAGCCGGCCGCCTCAGACACCGAGATATCTGTCCTGGAATTCCGGTGTCAGGGCGTCGGGCGGGCCTTCGAATACCGTCACGCCCTTTTCCAGCACGAAGCACCGGTCGGCGACCGGCAAAAGTTCGGACAGGGTCTTATCGACGACAAGGATCGATTGGCCGGCCTCTTTGAGGGCCCGGATCGCCGACCAGATATCGCGGCGGATGACAGGTGCGAGACCCTCAGTCGCTTCGTCGAGAACCAGAAGGGCCGGATTGGTCATCAGCGCGCGGCCAATGGCGAGCATTTGCTGCTCGCCGCCCGAGAGAGTATTGGCATATTGGCTGCGTCTTTCACCCAATCGGGGAAAAAGCTTGATAACCCGGTCGAGCGTCCATGCGCCGCCGCGCGCGGCGGCGACCAGATTTTCCGTCACGGTAAGGTTGGGAAAGCAGCGGCGTCCCTCCGGCACGAGGCCGAGGCCGAGGCGCGCGATGCGGTGCGGCTGCATGCCGGCCACTTTGCGGCCAGCGAACGTGATGCTGCCGGCGCGCGGCCGGACCAGACCGAGGATGGAGTTGATCGTCGTCGTCTTGCCCATGCCGTTGCGGCCCATCAGCGCCACGACCTCGCCCTCGCTGATATCGAGAGATACGCCGAACAACGCCTGGGAGGCACCATAGAAGACTTCAAGTCCCTGGACAGAAAGCATTGTCATGCCGTCTCTCCTAGATAGGCACGGCGGACTTCGGGGTCGTTGCGGATCTGATCCACCGTGCCGGTGGCGATGATCCGTCCATATACGAGGACCGATATCCGGTCGGCCAAGGCGAAGACCGCATCCATGTCGTGCTCGACCAGCAGGATCGGCGCTTCATGCCGCAGGCCGTCGAGGAACCTTGTCAGGGTCTTCGAGCCTTCGGGGCCCATCCCGGCCATCGGCTCGTCAAACAGGAACGCCTTCGAGCGGAGTGCTAGTGCGATCGCGATCTCGAGCTGGCGGCGTTCGCCGTGTGACAGTTCGGCGGCCGGCAAGCGGGCGCGGCCGGCCAGGCCAACGCGCTCCAGTACGGCCATCGCGGGGCCGGTCAGGCTCTTGTCGCCGGAGACGGACCGGAAGAACCGGAAGCTTGAGCCCTGGCGTGCCTGCACGGCGAGCATGACATTGCGCAACGCCGAGAATTCCGGCGCCAGAGACGAGATCTGGAAGCTGCGGCCCAAGCCTGCTCGTGCCCGCGCGGCCATATCCATGCCGGCCATGTCCCGGCCGAGAAAATGGATCGCGCCGCTGTCGAGCCTGATCGAGCCGGAGATCTGGTGGATCAGCGTGCTCTTTCCCGCACCGTTGGGGCCGATCAAAGCATGGATCTCGCCCGGCATCAGGTCGAGGCTGACGCCATCCGTGGCCTTCAGCGCGCCGAAGGATTTTCTGAGGTCGCGTATTTCGAGGACCGGCTCAGCCATGGCGGACGTTTCCTGACAGCAGGCCGAGAAGTCCGCCCCGCGCGAACAGCACGACGCCGAGCAGAACGAGGCCGAGGAAGAACTGCCAGCGCTCGGTCAATCCGCCGAGTGCATATTCGAAGAGCACATAGAGCGCAGCACCGGCGACCGGGCCGAAGAGCCGGCCTTTGCCACCCAGGATGATGAGCACGATCAATTCGCCGGACATATGCCAGGACAGCATCGAAGGACTGACGAACTTGTTGAGATCGGCGAAGAGCGCGCCGGCGACGCCCGTGATCATCGCCGAAATGACGAAGGCAGTCAGCCTGATGCCGAACGGCGCGATGCCGACCGCGGAAAGGCGCGTCGCATTCTGTCTTGCCGCCTGCAGCGCGGCGCCGAAGCGCGAGCCCTGGAGCAGCCAGAATAGGCCAAGCGCCAGCATCAACATGCAATAGCAGATGAGGAAATAAGGCAGCGGTTTGGCCGTGTTCAGGCCCGGGAACTCATTCCTGATATAGATGGACAGCCCGTCTCCGCCGCCATAGGCAGGCCATGACTCGGCGAAATAGTAGATCATCTGCGCGAAGGCGAGCGTGATCATGATGAAATAGACGCCTGTCGTACGCAAACTGATCGCGCCGATCGGGAGGGCAATCAGGGCGCAAACCACGACCGCGATCAGCCAAATGACCGGCATGGATGTCGTGCCGTCGAATCCGAAAACCAGCGGCGTCGCTTCGTAGGCATGCGTCGCGAGAATGCCGGCGACGTAGCCGCCCAATCCGAAGAAGGCCGCGTGTCCGAAGGACACGAGCCCACCTAGGCCGAGCGCGATATTGATGCCGACCGCCGCCAGCGCCAGTACCGCGATACGTGCAGCGAGGGTGACGTAGAACGGTTCGCCGAATGCAGACGCGCCGAGCGGCACCGCCAGCAAGAGCAGGGCCAGCAGCGTGTTGACCAGGATTTCTCTGTTCATGCCGGGGTGGCTCACCATGACCGCCTCATGTCTGTGCCGAAAACAGGCCGCTCGGCCTGAAGGCGAGGATGAGCGCCATTACGATGTAGATCAGCATCGAAGCCACTGCAGCGCCGATCGTGCTGGCCTGCGCCGCCGGAAGGGCCAGGGCGAGCATTTTCGGAAGTAGGAAACGGCCCATCGTATCGACCAGTCCGACAAGGAGGGCACCGAACATCGCGCCCTTTATCGATCCGATGCCGCCGATGACGATGACGACGAAGGCGAGGATCAACACTGGCTCGCCCATCCCGACCTGAACTGATTGCAAAGCGCCGACCAGGGCGCCCGCGAGACCGGCAAGGGCCGCTCCGAGCGCGAAGACCACGGTGTCGAGCGTCCGGATATCGACGCCGAGTGCGGCAATCATTTCCCGGTCGGACTCGCCGGCGCGAATGCGCATGCCGAGACGGGTGCGCGAGATCAGGACATAGAGGCCTACCGCGACCACTACGCCGACGCCGATGATGGCAAGACGGTAGAGCTGGTATTGACCGACGCCGGGTAGCGGGACTGCGCCCTGGAGAAGCGGTGGGATGTTCAGATAGAGAGGAAACGAGCCGAACAGCCAGCGCGTGCCCTCC
It encodes:
- a CDS encoding CsbD family protein — encoded protein: MGSTTDKVVGKANEIAGQARQDVGKAVGNKEMQGKGMVQEAKGDAQQLKGKAKDALKNVVDGA
- a CDS encoding ABC transporter ATP-binding protein, whose product is MAEPVLEIRDLRKSFGALKATDGVSLDLMPGEIHALIGPNGAGKSTLIHQISGSIRLDSGAIHFLGRDMAGMDMAARARAGLGRSFQISSLAPEFSALRNVMLAVQARQGSSFRFFRSVSGDKSLTGPAMAVLERVGLAGRARLPAAELSHGERRQLEIAIALALRSKAFLFDEPMAGMGPEGSKTLTRFLDGLRHEAPILLVEHDMDAVFALADRISVLVYGRIIATGTVDQIRNDPEVRRAYLGETA
- a CDS encoding GlsB/YeaQ/YmgE family stress response membrane protein; translated protein: MGIESLVIFLIIGAVAGWLAGVIVKGYGFGLLGNIVVGIVGALIAGLLFPRLGISLGAGYVGAILSAALGAIILLLLLRLIRRA
- a CDS encoding ferritin-like domain-containing protein, which produces MKTLAELFEHTLKDVYYAENALTKALPKVAGAVRNAKLKAAVEAHLEETKEQIETLKKVFKTIEVKPEGVKCDATDGLIKEAEGLMEEAEGVALDAGLIGACQAVEHYEISRYGSLREWAKVLGNEKAHVLLTEILDQEKAANAKLTTLAITTINSK
- a CDS encoding branched-chain amino acid ABC transporter permease → MNREILVNTLLALLLLAVPLGASAFGEPFYVTLAARIAVLALAAVGINIALGLGGLVSFGHAAFFGLGGYVAGILATHAYEATPLVFGFDGTTSMPVIWLIAVVVCALIALPIGAISLRTTGVYFIMITLAFAQMIYYFAESWPAYGGGDGLSIYIRNEFPGLNTAKPLPYFLICYCMLMLALGLFWLLQGSRFGAALQAARQNATRLSAVGIAPFGIRLTAFVISAMITGVAGALFADLNKFVSPSMLSWHMSGELIVLIILGGKGRLFGPVAGAALYVLFEYALGGLTERWQFFLGLVLLGVVLFARGGLLGLLSGNVRHG
- a CDS encoding branched-chain amino acid ABC transporter permease; translation: MSIALLVEQILNGLQLGVMLFLMAAGLTLIFGVMGLINLAHGSLFMIGAFACAAVAAATGSFWLGLVASLVAAAAAGAIIEIVVIRRLYERDHLDQVLATFALILILSEGTRWLFGSFPLYLNIPPLLQGAVPLPGVGQYQLYRLAIIGVGVVVAVGLYVLISRTRLGMRIRAGESDREMIAALGVDIRTLDTVVFALGAALAGLAGALVGALQSVQVGMGEPVLILAFVVIVIGGIGSIKGAMFGALLVGLVDTMGRFLLPKMLALALPAAQASTIGAAVASMLIYIVMALILAFRPSGLFSAQT
- a CDS encoding ABC transporter ATP-binding protein — encoded protein: MTMLSVQGLEVFYGASQALFGVSLDISEGEVVALMGRNGMGKTTTINSILGLVRPRAGSITFAGRKVAGMQPHRIARLGLGLVPEGRRCFPNLTVTENLVAAARGGAWTLDRVIKLFPRLGERRSQYANTLSGGEQQMLAIGRALMTNPALLVLDEATEGLAPVIRRDIWSAIRALKEAGQSILVVDKTLSELLPVADRCFVLEKGVTVFEGPPDALTPEFQDRYLGV